A genomic window from Vitis riparia cultivar Riparia Gloire de Montpellier isolate 1030 chromosome 18, EGFV_Vit.rip_1.0, whole genome shotgun sequence includes:
- the LOC117905914 gene encoding uncharacterized protein LOC117905914 translates to MPVSPTKIGVGPWFNKKIVDPLLQILRRGAEPKQLAFSAALGITLGVFPICGVTVFLCGMAIALLGSLCHSPSVMLANFIATPIELSLVVPFLRFGEVISGGPHFPLTSDAMKKVLTGHASREVLLSIVHALLGWLVAAPFILVILYLIFLPCCKLLVRKFSPVPSSPKKPVHPHMEVKLKVRDV, encoded by the exons ATGCCGGTTTCCCCCACGAAGATCGGAGTTGGCCCTTGGTTCAATAAGAAGATCGTGGATCCTCTTCTCCAAATCCTTCGCAG GGGGGCGGAGCCGAAGCAATTGGCTTTCTCTGCAGCTCTTGGGATTACTTTGGGAGTATTTCCTATATGTG GGGTAACTGTGTTTTTGTGTGGAATGGCGATTGCATTGCTTGGATCTCTTTGTCATTCTCCAAGTGTGATGCTTGCTAATTTCATTGCTACTCCAATAGAGTTGAG TCTGGTGGTTCCCTTCTTGCGCTTTGGTGAAGTCATTTCCGGTGGACCTCATTTTCCATTGACGTCTGATGctatgaaaaaggttttgactGGCCATGCTTCTCGAGAAGTCTTATTAAGCATCGTTCATGCG TTGCTGGGATGGCTTGTTGCAGCACCCTTTATCTTGGTCATACTCTACCTAATATTTTTGCCGTGTTGCAAACTCCTGGTTCGCAAATTCAGTCCTGTTCCTTCAAGTCCGAAGAAGCCTGTCCATCCCCACATGGAAGTGAAGCTAAAGGTAAGGGATGTGTGA